One Gelria sp. Kuro-4 DNA segment encodes these proteins:
- a CDS encoding nuclear transport factor 2 family protein codes for MQSHEAIARTYLTALGNKEVETALDFLAPDVQLVDPLYGEVTGKADARIYCTSFVDRVRTCAYDVHTAAFCEGKGFLEYTCHMVLPDGSHVDLPAAAVFEFSGDRIQAVRSYHDPAPAASIWRPQRL; via the coding sequence GTGCAGAGCCATGAAGCCATTGCCCGTACTTATCTCACCGCCCTGGGCAACAAGGAAGTGGAAACCGCCTTGGACTTCCTGGCGCCAGACGTGCAGCTGGTCGATCCCCTGTACGGCGAGGTTACCGGTAAAGCCGACGCCAGGATTTATTGCACGTCCTTTGTTGACCGTGTGCGCACCTGTGCCTACGACGTCCACACCGCCGCCTTCTGCGAAGGCAAGGGGTTCCTCGAATACACCTGCCACATGGTGCTGCCCGACGGCAGCCATGTGGACCTTCCTGCCGCCGCCGTATTTGAATTTTCCGGTGACAGGATCCAGGCCGTACGCAGCTATCATGACCCGGCGCCGGCCGCCTCCATCTGGCGCCCCCAGCGGCTGTAA
- a CDS encoding MBL fold metallo-hydrolase, translating into MLTHIQGRTYYLPGPVNIGVYLYPEGGAAVIDTGLDDESGRRVLKALRAADALPLRNIVNTHSHADHCGGNAFLQKRTEALTWAAPLEAAVIENPYLEPLYLSGGDPFPALKNKFLMAKPSRVDRHLESENTGPEPLRVVPLPGHAPEQVGVLTPDAVLFCADAFFSGATLDKYYLPYFARVQPALATLEKLATFEADFFVPSHGELTTDPGPVVAANKTRLTAVSEHILALLAEPHSREDLVARIAGDKGIALNTDQYFLSTAAVAAHLAYLAEGGLVRHRFEGGRLIWQRATGTP; encoded by the coding sequence ATGTTAACCCATATTCAAGGCCGCACCTATTACCTCCCGGGACCGGTTAATATCGGCGTTTATCTCTATCCTGAGGGTGGGGCCGCCGTCATCGATACAGGGCTGGACGACGAGAGCGGGCGCCGGGTGCTCAAGGCCCTGCGCGCGGCGGACGCACTCCCGCTTAGAAACATCGTCAACACCCACAGTCACGCGGACCACTGCGGCGGTAACGCCTTCCTGCAAAAGCGTACCGAGGCCCTGACCTGGGCGGCACCGCTGGAGGCGGCGGTCATCGAGAATCCCTACCTGGAACCCTTGTACCTCTCAGGCGGGGACCCGTTCCCTGCCTTGAAGAATAAGTTCCTCATGGCCAAGCCCTCCCGGGTGGACCGGCACCTGGAAAGCGAAAACACCGGGCCGGAGCCGCTTAGGGTGGTGCCCCTGCCCGGACATGCGCCGGAACAGGTAGGAGTGCTGACGCCGGATGCGGTCCTGTTTTGCGCGGACGCCTTTTTTTCCGGCGCGACCCTGGACAAGTACTATCTCCCCTACTTTGCCCGGGTGCAGCCGGCGCTCGCCACGCTGGAGAAGCTGGCGACCTTTGAGGCCGACTTTTTTGTGCCCAGCCATGGGGAGCTTACCACCGACCCCGGCCCGGTTGTGGCCGCCAACAAAACACGGCTTACGGCCGTGAGCGAACATATTCTCGCCCTGCTCGCCGAACCGCACAGCCGGGAGGATCTGGTGGCGCGCATTGCCGGCGACAAGGGTATCGCTCTTAACACCGACCAGTACTTTCTTTCCACCGCGGCAGTTGCCGCTCACCTGGCTTACCTGGCCGAAGGGGGTCTGGTCCGGCACCGCTTTGAAGGGGGACGGCTTATTTGGCAGCGTGCCACCGGGACGCCCTGA
- a CDS encoding sodium:alanine symporter family protein, whose amino-acid sequence MLATLYRISDFLWGWPLIIIIVAVSLTFSFRLHFIQFTKLGWILKNTLFKMFDRRTEGEGNLTPFQAAATALSATIGVGNIAGVGMAIGLGGPGAVFWMWVVALFAMINKYAEIVLGLTYRIKDPETGIYRGGGMYYITRGLGLQWKWLAFIFAIMFAFMFFVFGFVQSNTLALTLQSSFGLPTLAGGILIAVLAGLVIIGGVKRIGEVAEKVVPFMAFFYALGALVIILMNAGRIPEVFGQIFRDAFTGAAAAGGFAGSTAMLAIRHGFARGIFSNEGGMGSAPVAHSTATVNHPVRQGIWGVFEVFLDTIVVCSATALVIMFTGALPSGLLGVELTKHAFNTGLPVVGNIIVTVGILLFAYTTALTNEFYCETGIAYALGNKAAVVIRYLYIIGLVYGAVGGLQHIWGLADFFMAIVVIINLLVIFSLRRKVWEATYDFFWRAPDEPSQLKWSGTLLE is encoded by the coding sequence GTGCTGGCGACTTTGTACCGTATCAGCGACTTCTTGTGGGGTTGGCCGCTCATCATCATTATCGTGGCAGTGTCTTTGACCTTCTCTTTTCGGTTGCACTTCATCCAGTTTACCAAGCTGGGCTGGATTCTAAAGAACACCCTGTTTAAGATGTTCGATCGCCGGACCGAAGGCGAAGGAAACCTGACGCCCTTCCAAGCTGCGGCCACCGCCCTCTCGGCCACCATCGGCGTGGGCAACATAGCGGGCGTAGGCATGGCCATCGGCCTGGGTGGGCCGGGCGCAGTCTTTTGGATGTGGGTGGTGGCCCTCTTTGCCATGATCAATAAGTACGCCGAGATTGTACTGGGGCTCACTTATCGCATCAAAGACCCCGAGACCGGCATCTACCGCGGCGGCGGCATGTACTACATTACACGTGGGCTCGGGCTGCAGTGGAAGTGGTTGGCTTTTATTTTTGCCATCATGTTCGCCTTTATGTTCTTCGTCTTCGGCTTTGTACAATCGAACACCCTGGCCCTTACCCTGCAGAGTTCCTTCGGCCTGCCCACGCTCGCCGGCGGCATTCTCATCGCCGTCCTGGCCGGTCTGGTAATCATCGGCGGGGTAAAGCGCATCGGTGAAGTGGCAGAAAAGGTTGTTCCCTTCATGGCCTTTTTCTACGCGCTGGGCGCTTTAGTTATTATCCTGATGAACGCCGGCCGGATCCCCGAGGTCTTCGGGCAAATCTTTCGCGACGCCTTCACCGGTGCGGCGGCGGCCGGCGGCTTCGCTGGCTCCACGGCCATGCTGGCCATTCGCCACGGGTTCGCCCGCGGCATTTTCTCCAATGAAGGCGGGATGGGTTCGGCGCCCGTGGCCCACTCCACCGCCACCGTCAACCACCCGGTGCGCCAGGGCATCTGGGGCGTGTTTGAGGTCTTCCTGGATACCATCGTGGTCTGCTCAGCCACGGCGCTGGTGATCATGTTCACCGGTGCGCTGCCGAGCGGCCTCCTCGGCGTGGAGCTCACCAAGCATGCCTTTAACACCGGCCTGCCGGTGGTGGGCAACATCATCGTCACCGTGGGCATCCTTCTCTTCGCCTATACCACCGCGCTCACCAATGAATTCTACTGCGAAACCGGTATCGCCTACGCCCTGGGCAATAAAGCCGCCGTGGTCATTCGCTACCTTTACATCATCGGCCTGGTGTACGGGGCGGTAGGCGGCCTGCAGCACATCTGGGGCCTGGCCGATTTCTTCATGGCCATCGTGGTGATCATCAACCTCCTCGTCATCTTCTCCCTGCGGCGGAAGGTGTGGGAAGCCACCTACGATTTCTTCTGGCGGGCCCCAGACGAACCCAGCCAACTGAAGTGGAGCGGTACCCTACTGGAATAA
- a CDS encoding C69 family dipeptidase, giving the protein MCDTLVALPDVTSTGTVILGKNSDRPAFDCQPLHYSPRARHAPGEKLTLAYVALPQSEVTYATVGSRPYWCWGYEEGFNEFGVAIGNEAIFTRESALAAARQLEGRPPEAGLLGMELLRLGLERGKSAAEALTVIAELVEDYGQWGSGVPGSDHLQGSYNNSFIIADPKEAWVLETAGKRWVARRITSGYAAISNEPSIRTHWDESSPDLVGRAVEKGWWPAGKEALFDFALAYTDRHKPLQVSHIRAQRLRQLLAEGRDQGISPQWVKRILRDHYEDTFLAGPYFNAALPDFLTICMHSSPAGFTWGNTASSAVFSLPEPGQGLPHMWWCAGTPCTGVYLPVFLPLASLPETVTRAGTVTALLPPPEVPRDTYSSASYWWKFRHLLDVLKGDEEGSFFNLRQPVARLAFDRLEAAWALEARAVEKEALAAVAAGKEEDAAARLTAFTARCVDEALATARKVKEAVLALG; this is encoded by the coding sequence ATGTGCGACACACTCGTGGCCCTGCCCGACGTTACGTCCACCGGTACCGTGATCCTCGGCAAAAACAGCGACCGACCGGCCTTTGACTGCCAGCCGCTCCACTACTCTCCCCGCGCCCGCCATGCGCCGGGGGAAAAGCTCACCCTGGCCTATGTCGCGCTCCCACAGTCCGAGGTGACGTATGCCACCGTGGGTTCCCGTCCTTACTGGTGTTGGGGTTATGAGGAAGGCTTCAACGAGTTTGGTGTGGCCATCGGCAATGAGGCCATCTTTACCCGGGAGAGCGCCCTGGCGGCCGCGCGCCAGCTCGAAGGCAGGCCCCCTGAGGCGGGCCTTTTGGGGATGGAGCTCCTCCGCCTCGGCCTTGAGCGCGGCAAAAGTGCAGCTGAAGCGCTCACCGTTATCGCTGAACTGGTGGAAGACTACGGCCAGTGGGGCTCCGGTGTGCCTGGATCCGACCACCTGCAAGGTTCTTACAACAACTCCTTCATCATCGCCGACCCGAAGGAAGCCTGGGTGCTGGAGACAGCCGGCAAGCGCTGGGTAGCCCGCCGCATCACCAGCGGTTACGCCGCCATTTCCAATGAACCCAGCATCCGCACGCACTGGGACGAAAGCAGCCCCGACCTTGTCGGCCGGGCGGTGGAAAAGGGCTGGTGGCCGGCCGGAAAAGAAGCGCTCTTTGATTTCGCCCTGGCCTATACCGACCGGCATAAACCCCTCCAGGTGTCGCACATCCGCGCCCAACGCCTGCGGCAGCTCTTGGCGGAAGGCAGGGACCAGGGGATTTCGCCGCAGTGGGTCAAACGCATCCTGCGCGACCATTACGAAGACACCTTCCTGGCCGGGCCGTACTTCAACGCCGCCCTGCCGGACTTTCTCACCATCTGCATGCACTCGTCGCCGGCCGGCTTCACCTGGGGGAATACTGCCAGTTCCGCCGTTTTCAGCCTGCCGGAGCCGGGCCAGGGTTTGCCCCATATGTGGTGGTGCGCAGGCACACCCTGCACCGGTGTCTACCTGCCTGTCTTTCTCCCGCTCGCTTCCCTGCCGGAAACCGTGACCCGCGCCGGCACCGTCACCGCTCTCCTGCCTCCCCCGGAAGTGCCGCGCGATACGTACAGTTCTGCATCTTACTGGTGGAAGTTCCGCCACCTGCTCGATGTGCTCAAGGGCGATGAGGAAGGCAGCTTCTTTAACCTGCGCCAGCCGGTCGCGCGCCTGGCCTTTGACCGCCTGGAGGCGGCGTGGGCCCTCGAGGCCCGCGCCGTGGAAAAAGAAGCCCTGGCCGCCGTCGCTGCCGGGAAGGAAGAAGACGCCGCCGCCCGCCTCACCGCCTTTACGGCGCGTTGCGTTGACGAAGCCTTGGCGACAGCGCGCAAGGTGAAAGAGGCCGTACTGGCGCTGGGGTAG
- a CDS encoding class I SAM-dependent rRNA methyltransferase: protein MARAIISKKGAGRLKVGHPWVFASDILAVEGEFAPGDVVTIGDERGHFLGQGYFNPRSQIALRFLTPEEEEIGPAFWRRRLAAAWEYRRRFVDTSSCRVVFAEADFLPALIVDKFGDYLVLQTLALGIARWQETLVKLLVEILAPRGIYARNDVKVREIEGLPQEKGFLYGQFDPLLAIEEHGLRFWVDVANGQKTGYFLDQRENRAALAPLVSGARVLDCFCHTGAFALHAAHYGAREVLGIDVSPEAVEMARKNAALNGLTPLCRFEVANAFDELRALAQRREKFDVVILDPPAFTKSRHAVEGAARGYKEINLRALKLIPPGGFLVTASCSQHMSPELFRAVVADAAADARRRLRLVEYRTQAKDHPVLLTAPETEYLKFFIFQVF, encoded by the coding sequence GTGGCCCGGGCGATCATCTCGAAAAAGGGTGCCGGCCGGCTGAAAGTAGGCCACCCCTGGGTGTTTGCCTCGGACATCCTCGCGGTGGAAGGGGAGTTTGCACCGGGAGATGTGGTGACGATCGGCGACGAACGCGGGCACTTTCTCGGGCAGGGGTACTTTAACCCGCGCTCGCAGATTGCCCTGCGCTTCTTGACGCCGGAAGAGGAGGAGATCGGACCGGCCTTCTGGCGGCGTCGGCTGGCGGCCGCCTGGGAGTACCGCCGCCGGTTTGTGGATACTTCCTCGTGCCGCGTTGTCTTCGCTGAAGCCGATTTTCTTCCCGCCCTCATCGTGGACAAATTTGGGGACTACCTGGTGCTGCAGACTCTGGCCCTGGGGATTGCACGCTGGCAGGAGACGCTGGTTAAGCTTCTGGTGGAGATCCTGGCTCCGCGCGGGATTTATGCCCGCAACGACGTCAAGGTCCGGGAGATTGAAGGGCTGCCCCAGGAAAAGGGCTTCCTCTACGGGCAGTTCGACCCGCTCCTTGCGATTGAAGAACACGGCCTAAGGTTCTGGGTGGATGTGGCAAACGGGCAGAAAACAGGTTACTTTCTCGACCAGCGGGAAAACCGCGCGGCCCTGGCGCCGCTGGTCTCAGGTGCCCGGGTGCTCGACTGCTTTTGCCACACCGGCGCCTTTGCCCTGCACGCCGCCCACTACGGTGCCCGGGAAGTTCTGGGTATCGATGTCTCCCCGGAAGCCGTCGAGATGGCGAGAAAGAACGCTGCGCTGAACGGGCTCACCCCGCTCTGCCGGTTTGAGGTGGCCAATGCCTTTGACGAGCTCCGGGCACTGGCCCAACGGCGGGAAAAGTTCGATGTGGTCATTCTGGACCCGCCCGCCTTCACGAAGAGCCGCCATGCGGTGGAGGGGGCGGCGCGCGGTTATAAAGAAATCAACCTGCGGGCGCTGAAGCTCATTCCCCCGGGCGGGTTCCTGGTGACGGCCTCTTGTTCTCAGCACATGAGCCCGGAGCTTTTCCGCGCGGTGGTAGCGGATGCGGCGGCCGACGCCCGCCGCCGCCTGCGCTTGGTCGAGTACCGCACCCAGGCCAAAGACCATCCCGTGCTCCTGACGGCGCCGGAAACCGAGTACCTTAAGTTCTTCATCTTCCAGGTGTTCTAG
- a CDS encoding aminopeptidase, which produces MQEASAGKKLFEELAYKPKPAWDRLKGEERQRVFTLAEGYKAFLTAAKTEREANALILSEAEKQGFRPAEKVPGRLTPGTRLYYNNRGRSAALVVVGREPISAGFRLVGSHIDSPRLDLKPRPLYEEEGLALLKTHYYGGIKKYQWPVHPLALHGLVVLSDGRRRDIRLGEEAGDPVFCVTDLLPHLAYEQMEKKAKEVVSGEALNIVVGNLPYPEEEDVKERIKLAVLKLLRDTYGIREEDFISAELEAVPAGAARDVGFDRSMVGAYGQDDRISAYTSLRGLLEVRQPAKTAICLFTDKEEVGSMGNTGARSRFFENVLADLAHREGAESVDLAVRQALARGEALSADVNAALDPSYQEVSDKRNSALLGYGINLSKYTGARGKSGSSEASAEFTAAVRDLLNRHNVAWQPGELGKVDEGGGGTIAQFLADLGMDVIDAGVAILSMHSPFEVASKVDVYMAYRAYKVFWEPEK; this is translated from the coding sequence ATGCAAGAAGCCAGTGCAGGGAAGAAACTGTTTGAAGAACTGGCCTATAAGCCTAAACCGGCTTGGGACCGCCTGAAGGGAGAAGAGCGCCAGCGGGTTTTTACGCTGGCCGAAGGTTACAAGGCCTTTCTCACGGCCGCCAAAACGGAGCGCGAAGCCAATGCTTTGATCCTCAGCGAGGCGGAAAAGCAGGGCTTTCGCCCGGCCGAGAAAGTTCCGGGCCGCCTGACGCCGGGGACAAGGCTTTACTACAACAACCGGGGCCGGAGCGCTGCTCTGGTGGTGGTCGGCCGGGAGCCTATTAGCGCTGGTTTCCGCTTGGTGGGTTCGCACATCGATTCCCCCCGGCTGGATCTTAAGCCGCGCCCCCTGTACGAAGAAGAAGGCCTGGCCCTTCTCAAGACGCATTATTACGGCGGCATTAAGAAGTACCAGTGGCCGGTGCATCCCCTGGCACTGCACGGCCTGGTGGTGCTCTCGGACGGCCGGCGGCGGGACATCCGTCTGGGTGAAGAGGCGGGCGACCCGGTGTTTTGCGTCACCGACCTCCTGCCGCACCTGGCCTACGAACAGATGGAAAAAAAGGCCAAGGAAGTGGTCAGCGGCGAAGCACTTAACATCGTGGTCGGAAACCTGCCCTACCCGGAGGAGGAAGACGTCAAAGAACGGATCAAGCTGGCCGTCTTAAAGCTCCTTAGGGACACCTACGGTATCAGGGAAGAAGACTTCATCAGCGCCGAGCTGGAGGCGGTTCCCGCCGGCGCGGCGCGCGATGTCGGCTTCGACCGCAGCATGGTGGGGGCTTACGGCCAGGACGACCGCATCTCGGCCTATACCAGCTTGCGGGGCCTGCTCGAGGTGCGCCAGCCAGCGAAAACGGCCATCTGCCTGTTTACCGATAAAGAGGAAGTGGGCAGCATGGGCAACACGGGCGCGCGTTCGCGCTTCTTCGAAAACGTGCTGGCCGACCTGGCACACCGGGAGGGCGCAGAGTCGGTGGACCTGGCGGTACGGCAGGCGCTGGCGCGCGGAGAGGCGCTTTCGGCCGACGTCAACGCAGCGCTCGATCCTTCGTACCAGGAGGTAAGCGACAAGCGCAACTCCGCCCTCTTGGGCTACGGCATCAACCTCAGCAAATACACCGGAGCGCGCGGCAAGAGCGGCTCCAGCGAAGCCAGCGCTGAGTTTACCGCCGCGGTGCGCGACCTCCTCAACCGGCACAACGTCGCCTGGCAACCGGGGGAACTGGGTAAGGTAGATGAAGGCGGCGGCGGGACCATCGCGCAGTTCCTGGCTGACCTGGGGATGGACGTTATCGATGCCGGGGTGGCCATCCTCAGCATGCACTCGCCGTTTGAGGTGGCGAGCAAGGTGGATGTCTACATGGCCTACCGGGCGTACAAGGTTTTCTGGGAGCCGGAAAAATAA
- a CDS encoding ATP-binding protein, whose amino-acid sequence MRKSDNKWFLSKIKQAVRRYRLLEPGDRVAVGLSGGKDSVFLLHVLLFLRQTSYPDLKLFPVHVDLGWEEDIGPLEDYCREHGVPLTREKTAIGDIVFKVREEPNPCALCAHLRRGALNNVALALGCTKVALGHHADDVLATFFLNLIYTGCLDTFLPRTQLSRSGLTVIRPLVYIPEQTIRSVAAREGLPVVKSGCPAAGRTKRAEMRDLVRELTGRYPDLYRRFLTAWESPRGFSTWGPLVRPADGKKNRQNQVGEGE is encoded by the coding sequence GTGCGAAAGAGCGACAACAAGTGGTTTCTGAGTAAAATAAAGCAGGCCGTCCGCCGTTACCGGCTGCTTGAGCCCGGGGATCGTGTGGCGGTGGGGCTTTCGGGGGGAAAAGACAGCGTCTTTCTCCTGCATGTGCTCCTCTTTTTGCGGCAGACTTCTTACCCCGACCTCAAACTTTTTCCGGTGCATGTGGATCTCGGCTGGGAGGAGGACATAGGGCCCCTGGAGGATTACTGCCGGGAACACGGCGTGCCGCTTACCCGGGAAAAAACGGCCATCGGCGACATTGTCTTTAAGGTGCGGGAGGAGCCGAACCCGTGCGCGCTCTGCGCCCACCTCAGGCGCGGGGCGCTCAATAACGTGGCGCTGGCGTTGGGCTGTACCAAGGTGGCGCTGGGACATCACGCCGACGACGTTTTGGCCACTTTTTTCCTCAACCTCATTTACACAGGCTGTTTAGACACCTTCCTGCCGCGCACGCAGCTCAGCCGCAGCGGACTTACAGTAATCCGCCCGCTGGTTTACATTCCGGAGCAAACCATCCGGTCTGTTGCGGCCCGCGAAGGCCTGCCCGTGGTGAAAAGCGGCTGCCCGGCGGCCGGGCGGACCAAGCGGGCCGAGATGCGGGATTTGGTGCGGGAGCTCACAGGGCGCTATCCCGATCTGTACCGCCGTTTTCTGACCGCCTGGGAGAGCCCGCGGGGATTCTCCACCTGGGGGCCTTTGGTAAGGCCGGCAGACGGCAAAAAGAACAGGCAGAACCAAGTTGGCGAGGGGGAGTAA
- a CDS encoding amino acid permease → MNGWRRMFQRKPVEVLLQEGRARGGLKRTLGALDLVALGVGGIIGTGIFVLTGVAAARYAGPGLAVSFLISGTAAGLAALVYAEFASMLPAAGSAYTYTYASLGELPAWLIGWNLILEYIVASAAVAIGWGSYLADLLRSFGLILPKAFTAGPLAGGVLNLPPVFIIALVAAIGITGTRRSANLTHLMVTLKLGVVLLFIILGATRINSANWRPFFPFGPAGVMHGAAIIFFAYVGFDAVAAAGEEVKNPRRDLTIGIIGSLVLSTVLYVLVTLVLTGMVHYPRLNTASPIATALLSAGMGWASALVAIGALAGLTSVLLANLFAQSRVFFAMGRDGLLPPLFASLSSRFKTPAASLGIIAAGVTSLAALIPVEVVAQLANIGTLSAFLFVSAGLLVLRRRYPQLPRPFKTPFVPWTPLLAMAFSLYLIANLPPVTWIRLALWLAVGIAVYLFYGYRHSKRLPVEPAAGYPLVPEPAAKPLPNESEPEQKKSS, encoded by the coding sequence GTGAACGGTTGGCGGCGAATGTTTCAGCGCAAACCGGTGGAGGTGTTGCTCCAGGAAGGGCGCGCCCGCGGCGGCCTGAAGCGCACCCTGGGTGCGCTCGATCTGGTGGCCCTGGGTGTCGGGGGCATCATCGGCACCGGCATCTTCGTGCTCACCGGGGTTGCCGCCGCCCGCTACGCCGGACCCGGCCTGGCTGTATCCTTCCTCATCTCCGGTACGGCGGCCGGGCTGGCGGCCCTGGTTTACGCTGAGTTTGCTTCGATGCTTCCGGCGGCCGGGAGTGCCTACACCTATACGTACGCCTCCCTGGGCGAACTGCCCGCCTGGCTGATCGGCTGGAACCTCATTCTGGAATACATCGTGGCCTCGGCCGCCGTGGCCATCGGCTGGGGCTCGTATCTTGCCGACCTGCTGCGCTCTTTTGGGCTTATCCTCCCGAAAGCGTTTACCGCCGGCCCGCTCGCGGGCGGCGTACTCAACCTGCCCCCGGTTTTCATCATCGCCCTGGTGGCCGCGATCGGCATTACCGGCACGCGCCGCAGCGCCAACCTGACGCACCTGATGGTCACCTTAAAGCTCGGGGTTGTCCTCCTTTTCATCATTCTCGGGGCCACCCGTATCAATTCGGCCAACTGGCGTCCCTTTTTCCCCTTCGGTCCCGCGGGCGTAATGCACGGCGCAGCCATCATCTTTTTCGCCTATGTCGGCTTTGACGCCGTAGCCGCCGCCGGCGAGGAAGTAAAGAATCCCCGCCGCGACCTTACCATAGGGATAATCGGCTCCCTGGTGCTTTCCACAGTCCTTTACGTACTGGTGACCCTGGTACTCACCGGCATGGTTCACTACCCGCGCCTCAACACGGCTTCCCCCATTGCCACCGCCCTCCTCAGCGCCGGCATGGGCTGGGCCTCGGCCCTTGTCGCCATTGGTGCCCTGGCCGGGCTCACCAGTGTTCTTTTGGCCAACCTCTTCGCCCAGAGCCGCGTGTTTTTTGCCATGGGACGCGACGGCCTGCTGCCACCTCTTTTCGCCAGCTTAAGCTCCCGGTTTAAAACCCCCGCAGCCAGCCTCGGCATTATCGCCGCCGGTGTAACTTCGCTGGCGGCCCTCATTCCCGTGGAAGTGGTGGCGCAGTTGGCCAACATCGGCACCCTGTCGGCCTTTCTCTTTGTCTCGGCCGGGCTTCTGGTCCTGCGCCGGCGCTATCCGCAGCTACCTCGCCCCTTTAAGACTCCCTTTGTTCCCTGGACGCCTCTTCTTGCCATGGCCTTTTCCCTCTACTTAATAGCAAACCTACCGCCCGTCACCTGGATCCGGCTGGCGCTCTGGCTGGCCGTGGGCATCGCCGTGTACCTCTTTTATGGTTACCGGCACAGCAAAAGGCTGCCCGTCGAGCCGGCGGCGGGCTACCCCTTGGTACCCGAGCCTGCAGCCAAGCCCCTGCCGAATGAAAGCGAACCAGAGCAAAAGAAATCCTCCTAA
- a CDS encoding methylated-DNA--[protein]-cysteine S-methyltransferase — protein sequence MIEWKECETALGRVFLAYSSRGLCRLSFGDRVEREVAWLEAHFPHEAVRGPVTGPGRVGEAERQLQEYLAGRRRVFDLPLDLNGTSFQLAVWRTLLTVPFGATTSYGELARRAGFPQAARAVGGAMRANPVAVVVPCHRVLKADGALGEYAGGRPRKHFLLDLEGVKVKE from the coding sequence ATGATTGAGTGGAAGGAATGCGAAACGGCGCTGGGAAGAGTGTTCCTGGCCTACAGCTCACGGGGACTCTGCCGGCTTTCCTTCGGCGACCGGGTCGAAAGGGAAGTCGCCTGGCTTGAGGCTCACTTTCCGCACGAAGCGGTCCGCGGGCCAGTCACCGGCCCGGGCCGGGTGGGCGAGGCGGAGCGGCAGCTCCAGGAGTACCTGGCCGGCCGGCGGCGCGTTTTCGACCTGCCGCTGGACTTAAATGGCACTTCCTTTCAGCTGGCGGTGTGGCGTACCCTGCTTACGGTTCCCTTCGGGGCGACCACCAGCTACGGCGAGCTTGCCCGGCGGGCGGGATTCCCCCAGGCGGCGCGGGCGGTGGGCGGGGCGATGCGCGCCAATCCCGTGGCCGTGGTGGTCCCCTGCCACCGGGTGCTGAAAGCAGACGGCGCGCTCGGCGAGTACGCCGGCGGGCGCCCGCGCAAGCACTTTCTTTTGGACCTGGAAGGGGTTAAAGTAAAGGAGTAA